The window TGTTTGACTATGACAGTGCGGCTGTCAAGGATTACAACCACACCATCGTCCGGCGGATCATCGCCCGGGCCAAAGAGGTTCCCGGAGCCCTGGTGACCATTACCGGCCATACGGATATCATCGGTAAAGAGGATTACAACCTGATGCTTTCCCAGCGGCGCGCAAGATCCGTCAAGGACCAGATGGCCCATGCCGGCCTGCCGGCATTGCACAACATGACCTTTTCCGGGGTCGGGCCCCGTGATCCGCTGTATAATAATTTGCTTCCCGAAGGCCGGGCGCTTAACCGAACAGTAACCGTTACCCTTGAGTACGAGGGCGACGGGACAGATCAGATGTTAGGGCAATCGGATTAGATTTCATGATTAATCAGGATTTATTCTGATATACTTTTACGCCAGGATCTGCATTTCACAGTTTCGGCAGTCAAAAATCACCTGGAATCGGTGTTTGCCGTGGGTCAGGAACAACGGCCCCAAAGGGGGGCGGGCAGGGGACGTGTCTTGGTTCTTCCCTGCCTGTCCTGGACACCAGCCAAGGCTGCGGCGGATGCAGTGTTTTGTGGTCATGACAACGGTCCCCGGCCCTGGCGGGGTACATTCAAAGGCAGGATCAATGGATTTTACGCCCCTTTTTTTATAAAACTGAACCGCCGGATAGTTGGCCGCATTGGCCCGGAAATCAAGGCCGGTCCGGTAAAACGGAACCGGGACCGGCCTTGATTCAACAGAGGGTCTAACATAAGCTTTTAACCGGTTCTTTTCCAAACATTCTATAAGATCCCGGCGCAGACGGTTCAGGTCAGCGGCCGGCAGGAACACCGGCTTTGAAAGAATTTCAAGGCGGTTGAGTTCAAAACAGGTGTTGCCCAGCTTGCTCAACTGCTTTTCAATGGCGGTCCTGGCCGTGTCCGGATTGCGGGCAGTATCCCCCGGGACGCGAATAAGGGCCCGGGCCTGGATATTGTCCTCATCCACACCCAAAAGTTCAAATCCTTCGGGGTGTTCACAAAACTTCATATCCAGGGATATTTTTCTCTGGGCTGTCATACCTGCCATCAGGCGTTCAAAGCCAAGGTCATGGTTTCTGAAAACCATGGTGCCGCAAGGCAGATCTTTTTTGTGCACAGGTGTTTTTCCGGACGGGAAGACACGTGCGTTTTCATCCACCCGGTTCACGTAAAACCCTTTGAGTCTGCCCGGAGCTTGGGGAAAGCAGATCCCGTCCCCGGCCCGCAGATCATGGGGCCGGTCCAGCACCAGGGCCTGGTTTTTAACCTGCTTAACCTTTCCCACCGGCTCTCCCACTGATTTTGGCGTGTCAAAGGCGTCAATGGGGTCGGGTGAAGCCGAAAGAAAATAATCGGTATATCCCCGGTTAAATGTTTTGTTCGGATCAGGCGTGAAAAAAAAGGTTGTTCGGCCCGAGGAGGCTCTGGTATAGGACGATCCCGAGGTTATCAGGGCATCAAGTTTCTGGCGGTAAAATGCCGTAATATTTTTCACATAATCCAAATCTTTGAGCCGTCCCTCGATCTTAAAAGAGGTTATTCCGGCCCGGGCCAGGTCCGCCAGATAATCAGAGCGGTTCATGTCCTTTAAAGAGAGCAGATGCCTGTTTTCACAAAGAACAGAGCCGTTTTTGTCTTCAAGGTTCCAGGCAAGCCTGCAGGGCTGGCCGCAGGCGCCGCGGTTTGCACTTCGGCCGCCAATGGTTGCACTCATGTAACATTGCCCTGAATAGCACACGCACAATGCCCCGTGGACAAAGGCTTCAAGATCCACACACGTGGCGTCCCGGATCTGTTTCATGTCGGATAAAGACAGTTCCCGGGCAAGAATAACCCTGGAAAATCCTGACCGTTCAAGAAATTTTACCTTTTCAGGCGTCCGGTTGTCGGTCTGGGTGCTGGCAAATAAGGGCAGGGGGGGCAGATCCATCTCCAACAGACCCATATCCTGGATGATCAGGGCATCAACGCCAGCATGGTAAAGCTGCTCAATCAAATGCCTTGCAGGCTCAAGTTCATGGTCGAAAAGCAGGGTGTTAAAGGCGGCATACACCCGGGCAAAATAGCGGTGGGCATAGGTGCACAACCTTTCGATGTCCGCCACACTGTTACCGGCGGCAGCCCTTGCCCCAAACCGTTCGGGACCGATATACACGGCATCTGCACCGTGATCTACAGCGGCTTTGCCCGATTCCATATTTTTTGCCGGTGCCAGAAGTTCCAGGCTGTGCATGTTCTCACCTCATTGTGTTTTTACAACTGGTTAAAAGACTACCAAACAGGCATCTTTGTCAATGTTTTCTTCCTGAAAGTTTTCCCAAAGAAAAAAAAATTGTATCCCGGTCAATAAAAATAATTGACTCAGACTGTAAAAAAAAGAAAAATTGATCATATGAAGGAACGAAAGGAAAAATTATCATGCCTCATACCATTTTAATCGTTGACGACGATGCAAGGCTCATCGAACTTTTAACAGAGTATTTCGGGGAAAACGAATTTCTCACCCATGCCGTTATGCGGGGTGCCGACGCCCTTGATGCCATACGGGATAAGCAGCCGGATATTGTTATCCTGGATATCATGCTGCCGGACACCAATGGTTTGGAGGTTCTCAAGCAAATCCGGGCCAAACATGCGAT is drawn from uncultured Desulfobacter sp. and contains these coding sequences:
- a CDS encoding U32 family peptidase gives rise to the protein MHSLELLAPAKNMESGKAAVDHGADAVYIGPERFGARAAAGNSVADIERLCTYAHRYFARVYAAFNTLLFDHELEPARHLIEQLYHAGVDALIIQDMGLLEMDLPPLPLFASTQTDNRTPEKVKFLERSGFSRVILARELSLSDMKQIRDATCVDLEAFVHGALCVCYSGQCYMSATIGGRSANRGACGQPCRLAWNLEDKNGSVLCENRHLLSLKDMNRSDYLADLARAGITSFKIEGRLKDLDYVKNITAFYRQKLDALITSGSSYTRASSGRTTFFFTPDPNKTFNRGYTDYFLSASPDPIDAFDTPKSVGEPVGKVKQVKNQALVLDRPHDLRAGDGICFPQAPGRLKGFYVNRVDENARVFPSGKTPVHKKDLPCGTMVFRNHDLGFERLMAGMTAQRKISLDMKFCEHPEGFELLGVDEDNIQARALIRVPGDTARNPDTARTAIEKQLSKLGNTCFELNRLEILSKPVFLPAADLNRLRRDLIECLEKNRLKAYVRPSVESRPVPVPFYRTGLDFRANAANYPAVQFYKKRGVKSIDPAFECTPPGPGTVVMTTKHCIRRSLGWCPGQAGKNQDTSPARPPLGPLFLTHGKHRFQVIFDCRNCEMQILA